A window of the Cannabis sativa cultivar Pink pepper isolate KNU-18-1 chromosome X, ASM2916894v1, whole genome shotgun sequence genome harbors these coding sequences:
- the LOC115719027 gene encoding uncharacterized protein LOC115719027, which produces MCFSSSNIESENLKSIQKLISCLLVAEQNNELLMKNHESRPTGSAPFPEVNATIADNHNHSRGRDHNRSNRRGRDHNQSRGRDRGRSNVWHRNGQNKNSYTPMKSTTTENKGKCPQNNNCRNFENLCTRCGIKGHWARACRTAKHLVDLYQASVKGKEKIEANFAYQDDGFLKEPLDITHLDVVNFFNEDLINSNINIDNGDGNVHN; this is translated from the coding sequence ATGTGCTTCAGCAGCAGCAATATAGAGAgcgaaaatttaaaaagtatTCAGAAATTGATTTCATGTCTTCTAGTAGCTGAGCAGAATAATgaacttttgatgaaaaatcatgAATCTCGCCCAACTGGATCTGCTCCATTCCCTGAAGTAAATGCTACAATTGCTGACAATCATAATCATAGTCGTGGTCGTGATCATAATCGAAGTAATAGACGTGGTCGTGACCATAATCAAAGTCGCGGTCGCGATCGCGGTCGAAGCAATGTTTGGCATCGTAATggccaaaataaaaattcatatactcCAATGAAAAGCACAACTACTGAGAACAAGGGAAAATgtcctcaaaataataattgtagaaattttgaaaatttatgtaCCAGATGTGGAATAAAAGGACATTGGGCACGTGCCTGTCGTACGGCAAAACACCTTGTTGATCTTTATCAAGCATCTGTGAAAGGAAAGgagaaaatagaagcaaattttGCCTATCAAGATGATGGTTTTCTCAAAGAGCCATTGGATATTACGCACTTAGatgttgtaaatttttttaatgaagatcTCATTAATAGCAACATAAATATCGATAATGGAGATGGGAATGTCCACAATTAG